The following coding sequences are from one Shewanella putrefaciens window:
- a CDS encoding efflux RND transporter periplasmic adaptor subunit, with translation MKKTIIAITLLAVVATAVSFSDVLLAAKPESAPHLMRTVPVVTGEVVEHPLTQSISLIGKLAAERAVVIAPQVTGKIKQIAVTSNQAVKKGQLLIELDDMKAQAAVAEANAYLNDEKRKLKEFEKLISRNAITQTEIDAQKASVDIAQARLTSAQADLHYHSLIAPFAGKTGLINFSEGKMVSVGTELMTLDDLSSMRLDLQVPEHYLAQLSIGMPVSATSRAWPGETFMGKVVAIDPRVNEETLNLKIRVQFDNPKDRLKPGMMMSSTITFPAISAPIVPVQALEYSGTKRYVYVVGDDHIAKRTEVILGARIGDQVLIDNGLKIGDKVVVQGLVNMRDGLKINEVTLGSKNTDSSERAATPSNTKATETK, from the coding sequence ATGAAAAAAACCATTATTGCCATAACCCTGCTTGCGGTTGTTGCCACAGCAGTCAGTTTTAGTGATGTCCTTCTAGCGGCTAAACCCGAGAGCGCACCACATCTGATGCGTACCGTTCCCGTGGTGACAGGTGAAGTGGTTGAACATCCGCTGACTCAATCTATTTCGCTTATAGGCAAACTCGCGGCAGAACGCGCTGTAGTGATAGCCCCTCAAGTGACGGGGAAAATAAAACAAATCGCCGTCACATCCAACCAAGCCGTGAAAAAAGGCCAACTCTTAATCGAGCTTGATGATATGAAAGCACAGGCCGCAGTGGCCGAAGCCAACGCATACCTCAATGACGAAAAGCGTAAACTTAAAGAATTTGAAAAACTGATCAGCCGTAATGCCATTACTCAAACCGAAATTGACGCACAAAAAGCTAGTGTTGATATTGCACAAGCACGCTTAACCTCCGCCCAAGCAGATTTACATTATCACTCACTGATTGCGCCATTTGCAGGTAAAACGGGGTTAATTAATTTCAGCGAAGGTAAAATGGTCAGTGTGGGAACAGAGTTGATGACATTGGATGATTTATCCAGCATGCGCCTTGACCTGCAAGTTCCGGAGCATTATTTAGCGCAGCTCAGCATTGGTATGCCCGTCTCAGCCACAAGTCGCGCTTGGCCTGGCGAAACCTTTATGGGCAAAGTGGTGGCAATCGATCCTCGCGTAAACGAAGAAACCTTAAACCTTAAGATCCGCGTACAATTTGATAACCCTAAAGATCGCTTAAAGCCTGGCATGATGATGTCATCGACCATCACATTTCCCGCCATATCAGCACCCATAGTGCCAGTCCAAGCCTTGGAATATTCAGGCACTAAACGCTATGTCTATGTCGTTGGCGACGACCATATTGCTAAGCGTACTGAGGTAATTTTAGGGGCGCGTATTGGCGATCAAGTGCTTATTGATAACGGTTTAAAGATTGGTGATAAAGTCGTCGTGCAGGGCTTAGTGAATATGCGCGATGGCTTAAAAATCAATGAGGTTACACTCGGTTCTAAAAATACCGATAGTTCAGAACGAGCAGCAACACCTTCAAATACTAAAGCGACGGAGACCAAATAA
- a CDS encoding multidrug efflux RND transporter permease subunit encodes MWLSDVSVKRPVVAIVLSLLLCVFGFVSFTKLSVREMPDVESPVVTISTSYSGASAAIMESQITKTLEDELTGISGIDEITSTTRNGSSRITVKFLLGWNLTEGVSDVRDAVARAQRRLPEDAKDPVVSKDNGSGEPSVYVNLSSSIMDRTQLTDYAQRVLEDRFSLISGVSSISISGGLYKVMYVKLRPEQMAGRNVTVTDITNALRKENVETPGGQVRNDTTVMSVRTKRLYYTPKDFDYLVVRTASDGTPIYLKDVADVAVGAQNENSTFKSDGIVNLSLGIITQSDANPLVVAQEVHKEVDRVQNFLPEGTSLVVDFDSTVFIDRSINEVYNTLFVTGALVVLVLYIFIGQARATLIPAVTVPVSLISAFIAANMFGYSINLLTLMALILAIGLVVDDAIVVVENIFHHIEKGEEPLLAAYKGTREVGFAVVATTAVLVMVFLPISFMEGMVGLLFTEFSVMLAVSVMFSSLIALTLTPVLSSKLLKANVKPNRFNRWVDSGFARMEKVYRAAVSRAIQFRLIAPLVILACIGGSAWLMQQVPSQLAPQEDRGVLYAFVKGAEGTSYNRMTANMDIVEDRLMPLLGQGVLRSFSVQAPAFGGRAGDQTGFVIMQLEDWEHRDVTAQQALGIISSALKDIPDVMVRPMMPGFRGQSSEPVQFVLGGSDYTELFKWAQILKEEANASPMMEGADLDYAETTPELIVTVDKERAAELGISVDEVSQTLEVMLGGRTETTYVDRGEEYDVYLRGDENSFNNVGDLSQIYMRSAKGELVTLDTVTHIEEVASAQKLSHTNKQKSITLKANISEGYTLGESLAFLENKAVELLPKDISVGYTGESKEFKENQSSILIVFGLALLVAYLVLAAQFESFINPLVVMFTVPMGVFGGFLGLLITSQGINIYSQIGMIMLIGMVTKNGILIVEFANQLRDRGFELDKAIIDASTRRLRPILMTAFTTLVGAIPLIFSTGAGSESRIAVGTVVFFGMAFATFVTLFVIPAMYRLISAATHSPGYVEAKLEAAIKAQELAAQEAAKQQEQTAKA; translated from the coding sequence ATGTGGCTATCCGATGTTTCAGTTAAACGCCCCGTCGTTGCAATCGTATTAAGCCTATTGTTATGCGTATTCGGGTTTGTATCTTTCACTAAGCTATCGGTGCGTGAAATGCCCGATGTCGAAAGCCCAGTGGTCACCATCAGCACCAGCTATTCAGGTGCTTCTGCGGCCATTATGGAAAGCCAAATCACTAAAACTCTGGAAGATGAATTAACAGGGATCAGCGGCATAGATGAAATCACCTCTACTACACGTAATGGTAGCTCGCGCATCACGGTTAAATTCCTGCTTGGCTGGAATTTAACAGAAGGTGTAAGCGATGTCCGTGATGCGGTTGCCCGCGCCCAACGTAGGCTCCCTGAAGATGCGAAGGACCCCGTTGTATCTAAGGATAATGGTTCAGGAGAACCCTCTGTCTATGTCAATTTAAGTTCGAGTATTATGGACCGTACCCAATTGACCGATTATGCCCAGCGCGTATTGGAAGATAGGTTCAGCCTGATCAGCGGTGTGAGTTCAATTAGTATTTCAGGTGGTTTATATAAGGTTATGTACGTCAAGCTCAGACCCGAGCAAATGGCAGGACGTAACGTGACCGTCACGGATATCACCAATGCATTACGTAAGGAAAACGTCGAAACACCCGGTGGGCAAGTGCGTAATGATACCACTGTCATGTCAGTGAGAACGAAACGTCTATATTACACACCAAAGGATTTTGACTACTTAGTGGTACGCACAGCCAGCGATGGCACGCCTATTTATTTAAAAGATGTCGCCGATGTCGCTGTTGGCGCACAGAATGAAAACTCGACCTTTAAGAGCGATGGTATTGTAAACCTCAGTTTAGGGATTATTACTCAGTCCGATGCCAACCCGTTAGTGGTGGCCCAAGAGGTACACAAAGAAGTCGACCGCGTACAAAATTTTCTTCCAGAAGGAACAAGCCTCGTTGTTGATTTCGATTCAACGGTGTTTATTGACCGTTCTATTAACGAAGTCTATAACACCCTGTTTGTGACGGGCGCCTTAGTCGTATTAGTGCTCTATATCTTTATTGGGCAAGCAAGGGCGACACTCATTCCTGCAGTGACGGTTCCCGTATCACTTATTTCGGCATTTATCGCTGCTAATATGTTTGGTTACTCGATTAACTTATTGACCTTAATGGCATTAATTCTCGCTATTGGTCTAGTTGTCGATGATGCCATTGTGGTGGTGGAAAACATATTCCACCATATAGAAAAAGGGGAAGAACCGCTGCTTGCGGCCTATAAAGGCACCCGTGAAGTGGGTTTTGCGGTTGTTGCCACAACGGCTGTATTAGTGATGGTCTTTCTACCTATATCATTTATGGAAGGTATGGTCGGGCTGCTATTTACCGAATTTTCGGTCATGCTTGCCGTATCGGTTATGTTCTCATCCCTTATCGCATTAACCCTCACCCCCGTCCTTAGCAGCAAATTGCTCAAAGCGAATGTGAAGCCCAATCGCTTTAATCGTTGGGTCGATAGTGGTTTTGCACGAATGGAGAAGGTGTACCGTGCTGCCGTATCAAGAGCGATTCAGTTTCGTCTTATTGCCCCATTAGTGATTTTGGCTTGCATAGGTGGCAGTGCTTGGTTAATGCAACAAGTACCGTCACAACTCGCGCCACAGGAAGACCGCGGCGTGTTATACGCCTTTGTAAAGGGCGCTGAAGGTACCAGCTATAACCGTATGACAGCCAATATGGACATAGTCGAAGACAGACTCATGCCTCTACTCGGTCAAGGGGTCTTGCGATCTTTTAGCGTACAAGCCCCCGCTTTTGGTGGCCGTGCAGGCGATCAAACCGGTTTTGTTATCATGCAGTTAGAGGATTGGGAACACAGAGATGTCACGGCGCAGCAAGCCCTTGGTATTATTAGCTCAGCCTTGAAAGATATCCCCGATGTGATGGTTCGCCCCATGATGCCGGGCTTTAGAGGGCAATCGAGCGAACCCGTACAATTTGTGCTTGGCGGCTCCGATTATACTGAGCTATTTAAATGGGCGCAGATCTTAAAAGAGGAAGCAAACGCGAGCCCTATGATGGAAGGCGCTGACTTAGATTATGCGGAAACCACGCCTGAGTTAATTGTGACCGTAGATAAAGAACGCGCCGCGGAACTTGGGATCAGTGTTGATGAAGTCTCGCAAACCTTAGAAGTCATGCTCGGTGGCCGAACAGAAACCACTTATGTGGATCGCGGTGAAGAATACGATGTCTATCTTCGCGGTGATGAAAACAGCTTTAATAACGTCGGAGACTTAAGCCAAATCTATATGCGCTCCGCAAAAGGTGAATTAGTCACTTTAGATACTGTGACCCATATTGAGGAAGTGGCCTCGGCGCAAAAACTCAGTCACACCAATAAGCAAAAATCAATCACGCTAAAGGCCAATATCAGTGAAGGTTATACCCTAGGTGAATCACTCGCATTTTTGGAAAATAAGGCGGTCGAATTATTACCTAAGGATATTTCCGTTGGCTACACGGGTGAATCCAAAGAATTTAAAGAAAACCAAAGTAGTATTCTGATTGTATTTGGCTTAGCGTTACTCGTAGCATATCTGGTCTTAGCGGCTCAATTTGAAAGCTTTATTAACCCATTAGTCGTGATGTTTACTGTGCCTATGGGCGTGTTTGGGGGGTTCTTAGGTCTACTGATCACCAGCCAAGGTATCAATATCTACAGCCAAATTGGCATGATCATGTTGATTGGTATGGTGACTAAAAATGGTATTTTAATTGTTGAATTTGCTAACCAATTACGAGACAGAGGTTTTGAACTCGATAAAGCCATTATTGATGCATCTACACGGCGTTTACGGCCAATCTTAATGACGGCCTTCACCACACTTGTCGGTGCTATCCCCCTGATTTTCTCGACAGGTGCTGGCTCAGAAAGTCGTATTGCCGTAGGTACAGTGGTGTTCTTTGGGATGGCATTTGCCACCTTTGTCACACTATTTGTGATCCCAGCCATGTATCGATTAATCTCGGCTGCCACCCATTCACCAGGTTATGTTGAAGCAAAACTCGAAGCGGCCATTAAGGCCCAAGAATTAGCAGCGCAGGAGGCTGCCAAACAACAGGAACAAACGGCAAAAGCTTGA
- a CDS encoding multidrug effflux MFS transporter, producing the protein MNIKPPLGLAVLLMIFPQAMETIYSPALPNIAENFAVSVAGASQTLSVYFIAFAIGVFCWGRLADIIGRRKAMLAGLVCYAIGSALALMVSDFSLLLLARVLSAFGAAVGSVITQTMMRDSYSGEELAKVFSVMGMSLGISPVIGLLLGSVLSAYWGYQGVFVALMVSAIVLLFLSVKSLPETKPAHSQKIAIGELAFKMLTDSGIIKNTFLVAAFNLMWFSYFSLAPFMFEAQGLSTLAFGTSGLLLGFGAFLGSYFNRILLGRGHTSVWLIRLASAIALVGGLGIWLFQSTVIGLNSVYFLAPMLLIVIAYGIAIPNILSSALANYCAYAGSAGALFGLFYYILLGAGLGFVGMINHLGGVITLAALLCTVLCIRVSTEQVINSSQA; encoded by the coding sequence ATGAATATAAAACCCCCTTTAGGGCTCGCTGTGCTGCTAATGATATTTCCGCAAGCTATGGAAACCATCTATAGCCCAGCATTGCCGAATATTGCAGAAAACTTTGCCGTGTCGGTTGCTGGCGCATCGCAAACCTTATCTGTGTACTTTATTGCCTTTGCCATAGGCGTATTTTGCTGGGGCCGCTTAGCCGACATTATTGGTCGTCGCAAAGCTATGCTCGCGGGATTAGTATGTTATGCCATTGGCTCAGCGTTAGCCTTGATGGTGAGCGATTTTAGCCTGTTGTTGCTGGCCCGCGTATTGTCGGCCTTTGGCGCGGCAGTGGGTTCTGTGATTACCCAAACTATGATGCGTGACAGTTATAGTGGAGAAGAATTAGCCAAAGTCTTTTCTGTGATGGGAATGTCACTTGGAATTAGCCCTGTTATCGGATTGCTACTGGGCAGCGTTCTCAGTGCGTATTGGGGGTATCAAGGTGTGTTTGTCGCACTTATGGTTTCTGCCATAGTGCTGTTGTTTTTGTCGGTAAAATCCTTACCTGAAACCAAACCCGCACATAGCCAGAAAATAGCGATAGGTGAGTTAGCGTTTAAGATGCTTACCGACAGCGGGATTATTAAGAACACCTTCTTGGTGGCGGCGTTTAATCTGATGTGGTTTAGCTACTTTTCACTGGCACCATTTATGTTTGAGGCGCAAGGATTATCGACGCTTGCCTTCGGAACTAGTGGCTTACTATTAGGCTTTGGCGCATTCCTTGGCAGTTATTTTAATAGAATATTGCTAGGTCGAGGCCACACCAGCGTCTGGCTGATTCGCTTAGCCAGTGCAATCGCACTTGTCGGTGGATTGGGTATTTGGCTATTTCAATCGACTGTAATAGGACTGAATAGTGTTTACTTTTTAGCGCCTATGCTCTTGATTGTGATTGCTTATGGGATCGCGATTCCAAACATACTCAGCTCGGCTCTGGCAAACTACTGTGCTTATGCGGGCTCTGCTGGCGCACTCTTTGGACTGTTTTATTATATTTTGCTCGGAGCGGGATTGGGCTTTGTGGGCATGATTAACCATCTCGGAGGCGTCATTACGTTGGCGGCATTGCTCTGTACTGTGCTCTGTATTCGCGTCAGTACCGAGCAGGTTATTAACTCATCTCAGGCATAA
- a CDS encoding AraC family transcriptional regulator translates to MAFIQPDLQFNPDTLDNLVIGIAADMGEHDSGAHHHSKAQLLYASAGCMRFYLADTQVVLPPTRAAWLPAGVVHHVTMRNVAAYRSLYFEPETVASLPSRVTIFHVNPLLKALIDTMSFWPWDKPRQSQHNAFSLLCEELENATAENLVLPLPQDKRLKTWLKQLQQKKQPANLKKMAIEIGASERTISRIFNAQTGMAYQAWRQQWRLLSAIEQLAAGVSVAQVGFNLQFSSDSAFISFFKQYTGTTPAQYFKSPSV, encoded by the coding sequence ATGGCTTTTATTCAACCCGATCTGCAATTCAACCCCGACACCTTAGACAACCTAGTGATAGGGATTGCTGCGGATATGGGGGAGCACGATTCAGGCGCGCATCACCACAGCAAAGCTCAACTGCTTTATGCTTCTGCTGGCTGTATGAGGTTTTACTTGGCTGATACCCAAGTTGTACTACCGCCAACCCGTGCGGCTTGGCTACCCGCAGGCGTTGTACACCATGTCACCATGCGCAATGTGGCTGCCTATCGCTCACTCTACTTTGAGCCAGAAACTGTTGCGTCTTTGCCGAGTCGAGTCACGATTTTCCATGTTAATCCGTTACTCAAAGCACTCATCGACACTATGTCATTTTGGCCGTGGGACAAACCCAGACAAAGTCAACACAATGCCTTTTCCCTGCTTTGCGAAGAGTTGGAAAATGCTACGGCAGAAAATCTAGTCTTACCTCTACCGCAGGATAAGCGCTTGAAAACTTGGCTTAAGCAACTGCAACAAAAGAAACAACCTGCCAATCTTAAAAAGATGGCCATTGAAATTGGCGCCAGTGAACGCACGATTAGCCGTATTTTTAACGCACAGACGGGAATGGCTTATCAAGCATGGCGCCAGCAATGGCGTTTACTCTCCGCCATTGAACAATTAGCGGCGGGAGTATCGGTGGCGCAGGTGGGCTTTAATTTACAATTTTCCAGTGACAGTGCCTTTATCAGCTTTTTTAAGCAATATACTGGCACCACACCAGCGCAATATTTTAAATCTCCTAGTGTTTAG
- a CDS encoding LabA-like NYN domain-containing protein: MKKIALFVDVQNIYYTCREAYGRQFNYRKLWQHLGYEGDIVLAVAYAIHKGDDGQLKFQDALKHIGFEVKLKPFIQRSDGSAKGDWDVGITIDIMEAASEVDTVILLSGDGDFDLLLQKIHQKYGVETQVYGVPTLTAKSLRDAASQFHPIDEALLL, translated from the coding sequence TTGAAAAAAATCGCTTTATTTGTCGATGTGCAAAACATCTATTACACCTGCCGCGAAGCCTATGGTCGTCAATTTAATTACCGTAAATTGTGGCAACACTTAGGCTATGAAGGAGACATAGTGTTAGCTGTTGCTTATGCCATCCACAAAGGTGACGATGGGCAATTGAAATTCCAAGACGCGCTAAAGCACATTGGTTTTGAGGTAAAGTTAAAGCCGTTTATCCAACGCAGCGATGGTTCGGCCAAGGGTGACTGGGATGTCGGGATCACTATCGATATTATGGAAGCGGCGAGTGAAGTCGATACTGTAATTTTGTTGTCTGGGGATGGCGACTTCGATTTATTACTGCAAAAAATCCATCAAAAATATGGGGTTGAAACTCAAGTGTATGGCGTCCCTACCCTGACGGCAAAATCCTTAAGGGATGCAGCGTCTCAATTTCATCCGATAGATGAGGCGTTACTGCTTTAA
- a CDS encoding efflux RND transporter permease subunit: protein MLSQFFIKRPIFAAVLSLLFLITGAIAVWQLPITEYPEVVPPTVVVTANYPGANPKVIAETVASPLEQEINGVEDMLYMSSQATSDGRMTLTITFAIGTDVDRAQTQVQSRVDRAMPRLPQEVQRLGIVTEKSSPDLTMVVHLLSPDNRYDMLYLSNYAALNVKDELARIKGVGAVRLFGAGEYSLRIWLDPNKVSALGLSPANIIAAVREQNQQAAAGSLGAQPSGSADFQLLINVKGRLTELSEFEDIIIKVGQNAEVIRLKDVARVELGVTSYALRSLLDNKDAVAIPVFQASGSNAIQISDDVRAEMARLAKSFPEGLQYEIVYDPTVFVRGSIEAVVKTLLEAVLLVVLVVVLFLQTWRASIIPLVAVPVSLVGTFAFMHLLGFSLNALSLFGLVLAIGIVVDDAIVVVENVERNIAAGLSPVAATQKAMKEVTGPIVATTLVLAAVFIPTAFMSGLTGQFYKQFALTITISTFISAINSLTLSPALSALLLKSHDAPKDGLTRLMDKLFGAWLFVPFNRLFNRASDGYGYLVRKVIRFGGIIGLVYLGMVALTGVQFANTPTGYVPGQDKQYLVAFAQLPDAASLERTDTVIKKMSEIALNHPGVAHSIAFPGLSINGFTNSPNSGVVFVALDDFELRKSPELSANAIAGQLNQQFADIQDAFIAIFPPPPVQGLGTIGGFRLQIQDRANLGYEALYQVTQQVMYKAWADPQLAGIFSSYQVNVPQLELDIDRTKAKQQAVSLDQIFQTLQTYMGSTYVNDFNRFGRTYQVNMQADEAFRQSPQQISQLKVPNVNGDMIPLGSFINVSQSAGPDRVMHYNGFTTAEINGGPAPGVSTGQAQAAIEKILAETLPIGMTYEWTGLTYQQILAGNTGLLVFPLVILLVFMVLAAQYESLSLPLAIILIIPMTLLSALSGVLIYGGDNNIFTQIGLIVLVGLATKNAILIVEFAKEKQDHGMAPMEAILEAARLRLRPILMTSIAFIMGVVPMVFSTGAGAEMRQAMGVAVFAGMIGVTVFGLILTPLFYYALAKRGSKNVVQLEGISTNQHHEKT, encoded by the coding sequence ATGTTGTCGCAATTTTTCATTAAAAGACCGATATTTGCAGCCGTGCTGTCATTGCTGTTTCTTATCACTGGGGCGATTGCCGTTTGGCAGTTGCCTATTACCGAATATCCAGAGGTGGTACCGCCAACGGTAGTGGTCACCGCAAACTACCCTGGCGCTAACCCTAAAGTGATTGCCGAAACGGTTGCCTCGCCCCTAGAGCAAGAAATCAACGGCGTCGAAGATATGTTGTATATGTCATCCCAGGCGACCTCTGATGGACGGATGACCTTAACCATCACTTTTGCCATTGGCACCGATGTCGATAGGGCACAAACCCAAGTGCAGAGCCGAGTGGATAGGGCTATGCCACGTTTGCCTCAGGAGGTACAACGTCTTGGTATTGTTACTGAAAAATCATCGCCAGACTTAACCATGGTGGTGCATTTGTTATCGCCGGATAACCGTTACGACATGTTGTACCTGTCTAACTATGCGGCGCTAAATGTAAAAGATGAGTTGGCACGCATTAAAGGCGTGGGTGCGGTACGTTTGTTTGGTGCAGGGGAATATAGCCTGCGTATTTGGCTCGATCCGAATAAAGTCTCGGCGCTGGGTTTATCGCCTGCGAACATTATTGCCGCTGTGCGTGAGCAAAACCAACAGGCGGCAGCGGGCAGTTTAGGCGCACAGCCCAGTGGCAGTGCTGACTTTCAACTTTTGATTAACGTGAAAGGCCGTTTAACTGAACTGTCTGAATTTGAAGATATTATCATCAAAGTTGGTCAAAACGCTGAGGTGATCCGCCTTAAGGATGTGGCGCGGGTGGAACTCGGGGTAACGAGCTATGCGCTGCGTTCATTGCTGGATAATAAGGATGCGGTGGCGATTCCGGTATTCCAAGCATCGGGCTCGAATGCGATTCAGATTTCCGACGATGTGCGCGCAGAAATGGCCAGACTCGCCAAGTCCTTCCCTGAAGGACTGCAATACGAGATTGTGTACGACCCTACAGTCTTCGTGCGTGGCTCGATTGAAGCCGTGGTAAAAACCCTGCTCGAAGCCGTGCTGCTGGTGGTGTTAGTGGTGGTGCTATTCCTGCAAACTTGGCGTGCCTCGATTATTCCGCTGGTGGCTGTGCCTGTGTCTTTGGTGGGTACCTTTGCCTTTATGCATCTGCTCGGTTTCTCGTTAAATGCCTTGTCGCTATTCGGGCTGGTGCTCGCTATTGGTATCGTGGTTGATGATGCCATCGTCGTGGTGGAAAACGTTGAGCGTAATATTGCCGCAGGGTTAAGCCCTGTTGCGGCAACGCAAAAGGCGATGAAGGAAGTGACTGGCCCGATTGTGGCAACCACCTTAGTGCTGGCGGCGGTGTTTATTCCAACGGCCTTTATGAGCGGTTTAACCGGGCAGTTCTATAAACAGTTTGCCTTGACTATTACTATCTCGACCTTTATCTCGGCGATTAACTCACTCACTTTGAGTCCGGCATTATCGGCGCTGTTACTCAAGAGTCATGATGCACCTAAGGACGGCTTAACCCGTCTAATGGATAAGTTGTTTGGTGCTTGGTTATTTGTGCCTTTTAATCGTTTATTTAACCGTGCATCCGATGGTTATGGCTACTTAGTGCGTAAGGTGATCCGTTTTGGCGGCATTATTGGCCTAGTGTATTTAGGCATGGTGGCGTTAACGGGAGTGCAATTTGCTAATACACCAACGGGTTATGTGCCCGGCCAAGATAAACAGTATTTAGTGGCCTTTGCTCAGTTGCCCGATGCCGCATCCCTTGAACGTACCGATACAGTGATCAAGAAAATGTCTGAGATTGCGCTAAATCACCCCGGTGTGGCGCACTCGATTGCCTTCCCAGGCCTTAGCATCAACGGTTTTACTAATAGTCCTAACTCAGGCGTGGTGTTTGTCGCACTCGATGATTTTGAGTTACGTAAGAGTCCTGAACTGTCGGCGAATGCCATTGCAGGACAGCTGAATCAGCAATTTGCTGACATTCAGGATGCGTTTATTGCCATCTTCCCGCCGCCACCTGTGCAAGGCCTCGGCACTATAGGAGGGTTCCGTTTGCAAATTCAAGACAGAGCCAACCTTGGTTATGAGGCCTTGTATCAGGTGACCCAACAAGTGATGTACAAGGCGTGGGCCGATCCACAATTAGCGGGGATATTTTCCAGTTATCAAGTGAACGTGCCACAACTTGAATTGGATATCGATCGGACTAAAGCGAAACAGCAGGCAGTGTCGCTCGATCAAATTTTCCAGACATTACAAACCTATATGGGTTCAACCTATGTCAACGATTTCAATCGTTTTGGCCGAACCTATCAGGTGAATATGCAAGCCGACGAGGCGTTCCGTCAAAGCCCGCAGCAGATAAGTCAGTTAAAGGTGCCGAACGTGAATGGCGATATGATCCCACTAGGCTCCTTTATCAATGTGAGCCAGAGTGCGGGGCCCGATCGTGTGATGCACTATAACGGTTTTACGACCGCTGAAATCAACGGTGGCCCAGCGCCCGGTGTGAGCACAGGCCAAGCGCAGGCGGCGATTGAGAAAATCCTCGCCGAGACCTTGCCCATAGGGATGACCTACGAGTGGACTGGGTTGACCTATCAGCAAATCTTAGCGGGCAATACTGGGTTATTGGTGTTCCCTCTGGTGATCCTGCTGGTGTTTATGGTGCTGGCGGCACAATATGAGAGCTTAAGCCTGCCATTGGCGATTATCTTAATCATCCCAATGACACTGCTTTCAGCCCTTAGTGGTGTGCTGATTTACGGTGGGGATAATAATATTTTCACCCAGATTGGTCTGATAGTGCTGGTGGGGCTGGCGACAAAGAATGCGATTTTAATTGTCGAGTTCGCAAAGGAGAAACAAGATCACGGTATGGCACCTATGGAGGCGATATTAGAGGCGGCAAGATTACGTCTACGCCCTATTTTGATGACCTCTATCGCCTTTATTATGGGAGTGGTGCCAATGGTGTTCTCCACTGGCGCGGGTGCTGAGATGCGTCAAGCCATGGGCGTCGCGGTATTCGCCGGTATGATAGGGGTAACAGTGTTTGGTCTTATCCTAACGCCGCTGTTCTACTACGCACTGGCAAAGAGAGGCAGTAAAAATGTCGTGCAGTTAGAAGGTATTTCTACAAACCAACACCATGAAAAAACATAA